A section of the Meles meles chromosome 8, mMelMel3.1 paternal haplotype, whole genome shotgun sequence genome encodes:
- the LOC123949137 gene encoding olfactory receptor 4P4-like isoform X2 produces the protein MKNQRNFSEFVLLGLSYDQNIEMFCFVLFLFCYVALLAGNFLILVSIRCSSLFHQPMYYFLIHLSSMDICYTSTVTPKLIADLLVERKTISYSNCMLQIFTMHFFGGVEVFILTAMAFDRYAAICKPLHYVVIMNRKRCHLLVLAAWAGGAIHALPLFSTAIGLPFCGPNEIDHYSCDVFPLLKLACTDTYITGVLVVAFSGMISLVTFIVLFVSYGIILFTLRNLSAEGRRKALSTCWSHVTVVILFFGPVIFIYLRPPTTFPEDKIFALFYTIIAPMFNPLIYTLRNSEMKKAVKKVWT, from the exons atgaaaaatcagAGAAACTTCTCAGAATTCGTACTTCTAGGACTTTCATATGACCAGAACATAGAAATGTTTTGCTTTGTGCTCTTCTTATTCTGCTATGTTGCCCTATTGGCAGGAAACTTTCTGATCCTTGTCTCCATTCGATGCAGTTCCCTTTTTCACCAACCCATGTACTACTTCCTCATCCACTTATCTTCTATGGACATCTGCTATACCTCTACCGTCACACCCAAGTTAATTGCTGACCTGCTAGTGGAAAGAAAAACCATCTCCTACAGTAATTGCATGTTACAGATCTTTACCATGCACTTTTTCGGAGGCGTTGAGGTCTTCATTCTTACTGCCATGGCCTTCGATCGCTACGCTGCCATCTGCAAACCTCTCCACTATGTGGTTATCATGAACAGGAAAAGATGCCACCTCCTAGTCTTAGCTGCTTGGGCTGGTGGGGCCATCCATGCCTTACCTCTGTTTTCTACTGCAATTGGTTTGCCCTTCTGTGGTCCTAATGAAATCGATCACTACTCCTGTGATGTTTTTCCTTTGCTAAAGCTGGCCTGTACTGATACCTACATCACTGGTGTCCTTGTGGTTGCCTTTTCAGGTATGATTTCCTTAGTAACCTTTATtgtcttatttgtttcttatgggaTAATATTGTTCACTTTAAGAAATCTCTCAGCTGAGGGAAGGCGCAAAGCCCTCTCTACCTGTTGGTCTCATGTCACTGTGGTCATCTTATTTTTTGGGCCTGTAATCTTTATCTACCTTAGACCACCTACTACTTTTCCTGAGGACAAAATATTTGCTCTGTTTTACACCATCATTGCTCCTATGTTCAATCCCTTAATCTACACTCTGAgaaattcagagatgaaaaaagCAGTGAAAAAGGTTTG GACTTAG
- the LOC123949137 gene encoding olfactory receptor 4P4-like isoform X1: MKNQRNFSEFVLLGLSYDQNIEMFCFVLFLFCYVALLAGNFLILVSIRCSSLFHQPMYYFLIHLSSMDICYTSTVTPKLIADLLVERKTISYSNCMLQIFTMHFFGGVEVFILTAMAFDRYAAICKPLHYVVIMNRKRCHLLVLAAWAGGAIHALPLFSTAIGLPFCGPNEIDHYSCDVFPLLKLACTDTYITGVLVVAFSGMISLVTFIVLFVSYGIILFTLRNLSAEGRRKALSTCWSHVTVVILFFGPVIFIYLRPPTTFPEDKIFALFYTIIAPMFNPLIYTLRNSEMKKAVKKVWCSSLFSKDSHS, translated from the coding sequence atgaaaaatcagAGAAACTTCTCAGAATTCGTACTTCTAGGACTTTCATATGACCAGAACATAGAAATGTTTTGCTTTGTGCTCTTCTTATTCTGCTATGTTGCCCTATTGGCAGGAAACTTTCTGATCCTTGTCTCCATTCGATGCAGTTCCCTTTTTCACCAACCCATGTACTACTTCCTCATCCACTTATCTTCTATGGACATCTGCTATACCTCTACCGTCACACCCAAGTTAATTGCTGACCTGCTAGTGGAAAGAAAAACCATCTCCTACAGTAATTGCATGTTACAGATCTTTACCATGCACTTTTTCGGAGGCGTTGAGGTCTTCATTCTTACTGCCATGGCCTTCGATCGCTACGCTGCCATCTGCAAACCTCTCCACTATGTGGTTATCATGAACAGGAAAAGATGCCACCTCCTAGTCTTAGCTGCTTGGGCTGGTGGGGCCATCCATGCCTTACCTCTGTTTTCTACTGCAATTGGTTTGCCCTTCTGTGGTCCTAATGAAATCGATCACTACTCCTGTGATGTTTTTCCTTTGCTAAAGCTGGCCTGTACTGATACCTACATCACTGGTGTCCTTGTGGTTGCCTTTTCAGGTATGATTTCCTTAGTAACCTTTATtgtcttatttgtttcttatgggaTAATATTGTTCACTTTAAGAAATCTCTCAGCTGAGGGAAGGCGCAAAGCCCTCTCTACCTGTTGGTCTCATGTCACTGTGGTCATCTTATTTTTTGGGCCTGTAATCTTTATCTACCTTAGACCACCTACTACTTTTCCTGAGGACAAAATATTTGCTCTGTTTTACACCATCATTGCTCCTATGTTCAATCCCTTAATCTACACTCTGAgaaattcagagatgaaaaaagCAGTGAAAAAGGTTTGGTGCTCATCATTGTTTTCAAAGGACTCACACTCTTAA
- the LOC123948624 gene encoding LOW QUALITY PROTEIN: olfactory receptor 4P4-like (The sequence of the model RefSeq protein was modified relative to this genomic sequence to represent the inferred CDS: inserted 1 base in 1 codon), whose translation MENQNNVTEFVFIGLWGNKQLELLFFLLFLLCYLAVLMGNFIILHIITCSRLIKQPMYYFLCHLSVMDLCYTSTVXPRLIRDLGAARKNISYNNCMAQLFTAHLLGGVEIFILVSMALDRYIAIVKPLHYMVLMNRRRCNMLVFMAWGVGFWHSVALLLMVLNLPFCGPNQIDHYICDVKPLLKLVCKDIHVVSVLVIANSGMVAVVIFLILVASYILILYNLRTYSSVGRCKALSTCSSHITVVVLFFVPCIYIYILPAGSENKDKEISVFYTVIAPMLNPLIYTLRNMEMKIAMGKVWSKMAHSEIKSRG comes from the exons ATGGAAAATCAGAACAATGTCACAGAATTTGTTTTCATAGGACTGTGGGGAAATAAGCAATTAGAACTACTCTTCTTTCTCTTGTTCCTGCTGTGCTACCTGGCTGTCTTAATGGGAAACTTCATCATCTTACACATCATCACCTGCAGCCGTCTAATCAAACAACCAATGTACTATTTTCTCTGTCACCTTTCCGTCATGGATCTCTGCTACACCTCCACTG GTCCCAGGCTAATCAGGGACTTAGGTGCAGCAAGAAAAAACATTTCCTATAACAACTGTATGGCCCAGCTCTTCACTGCCCACTTGCTGGGGGGTGTGGAGATATTCATCTTGGTGTCCATGGCTTTAGACCGCTACATTGCCATTGTCAAGCCCCTGCACTACATGGTCCTCATGAACCGGCGGAGGTGTAACATGTTGGTCTTCATGGCCTGGGGTGTGGGTTTTTGGCACTCTGTCGCTCTATTGCTCATGGTACTCAACTTGCCTTTCTGTGGTCCTAATCAGATCGATCACTACATATGTGATGTGAAGCCTCTTTTGAAACTGGTGTGCAAAGACATTCATGTTGTTAGTGTCTTAGTGATTGCTAATTCAGGAATGGTGGCAGTTGTCATTTTTCTTATCCTGGTGGCTTCTTATATTCTCATATTATATAATCTTAGGACATACTCCTCCGTAGGGAGATGCAAAGCTCTCTCCACCTGCAGCTCTCATATTACAGTTGTAGTTTTATTCTTTGTGCCCTgtatctatatttacattctaCCTGCAGGGAGTGAGAACAAGGATAAGGAAATCTCTGTGTTTTATACTGTGATTGCCCCTATGCTGAATCCTCTCATCTACACCCTGAGAAACATGGAGATGAAAATCGCCATGGGGAAGGTGTGGTCTAAAATGGCACATTCAGAAATCAAGTCAAGAGGCTGA
- the LOC123949138 gene encoding olfactory receptor 4C13-like, with protein MVNRNNVTEFVLLGLTENPKMKKVIFFVFLVIYIVSVVANVLTVVTITTSSLLGSPMYFFLANLSFIDACYSSVNNPKLIIDSLREKKTTTFNACIIQIFGEHFIGGADVILVTVMAYDRYVAICKPLHYTTIMNRRVCGLLMGVAWVGGFLHGAIQILFIIPLPFCGPNVIDHFMCDLNPLLNLVCTDTHTLGLFVAANSGFICVLLFLLLIISYVVILHSLRNRSLEAKRKALSTCVSHITVVVLCFVPCLFVYMRPPVTLSIDKAVAVFYTMITPMLNPLIYALRNDQMKNAIRKLCSRKVISSEK; from the coding sequence ATGGTGAATAGGAACAACGTGACAGAGTTTGTTCTTCTGGGGCTCACAGAGAATCCAAAGATGAAGAAAGTCATATTTTTCGTGTTTTTGGTCATTTACATTGTCTCTGTGGTAGCAAATGTGCTCACTGTGGTCACTATTACCACCAGCTCATTACTGGGGTCCCCTATgtactttttccttgccaatctCTCCTTCATTGATGCCTGTTATTCTTCTGTTAATAACCCTAAACTGATCATAGATTCACTCCGTGAAAAGAAGACCACCACATTCAATGCATGTATAATCCAAATCTTTGGGGAACATTTCATTGGAGGTGCTGATGTCATCCTAGTCactgtgatggcctatgaccgctatgtggccatctgcaagccattgCACTACACGACCATCATGAATCGGCGGGTGTGTGGCCTGTTAATGGGAGTGGCGTGGGTGGGAGGTTTTCTTCATGGAGCCATACAGATCCTCTTTATCATCCCTTTACCCTTCTGTGGCCCTAATGTCATAGATCACTTTATGTGTGATCTGAACCCTTTGCTCAATCTTGTCTGCACTGATACCCACACTCTAGGGCTCTTTGTTGCTGCCAACAGTGGTTTCATCTGTGTCTTACTCTTCCTCCTCTTGATCATCTCCTATGTGGTCATTTTGCATTCCCTAAGGAACCGTAGCTTGGAGGCAAAGCgcaaagccctctccacctgtgtCTCCCACATCACAGTGGTTGTCCTATGCTTTGTGCCCTGCTTATTTGTGTACATGAGACCTCCGGTTACTTTATCTATTGATAAAGCAGTTGCAGTGTTCTATACTATGATAACGCCAATGTTAAATCCTTTAATCTATGCCTTGAGAAATGACcagatgaaaaatgccattaggaAATTGTGTAGTAGAAAAGTTATTtcaagtgagaaataa